One Brassica napus cultivar Da-Ae chromosome C2, Da-Ae, whole genome shotgun sequence DNA window includes the following coding sequences:
- the LOC111203697 gene encoding uncharacterized protein LOC111203697, protein MSSSSSDEVDEALEEMVDQVVDNFIDSVIDAHPNKQKRRAYIERHREQGHNQLWNDYFQENPTYPPEMFRRRFRMNKPLFLHIVERVSNEVPYFQQRQNSCGRYGLSALQKCTAAIRMLAYGQSGDTYDEYLRLADSTSRLCLENFTNAIIQLFGDEYLRRPTTEDLQRLLDVGEGRGFPGMIGSIDLENERHGYAEIDTSEFESGESSRSSRVTRRDSIHVDMLGMRREVRDPAKHGRLKADLMENIWQKFGDDDK, encoded by the exons atgtcttcctcatcaagtgaTGAAGTTGATGAAGCTTTAGAAGAAATGGTCGACCAAGTAGTTGATAATTTCATCGACTCAGTGATAGATGCTCACCCCAACAAGCAGAAAAGACGGGCTTATATCGAAAGACATCGGGAACAAGGACACAATCAGCTATGGAACGATTATTTCCAAGAAAATCCTACATACCCACCGGAAATGTTTAGGAggcgttttcgaatgaacaagccattgttcctcCACATTGTCGAACGTGTAAGTAATGAAGTTCCATACTTTCAGCAAAGACAAAATTCTTGCGGAAGGTATGGGCTAtctgcacttcaaaagtgtacggcagctATACGTATGCTGGCATATGGTCAATCAGGAGATACATATGACGAGTATCTCCGACTTGCTGACAGTACTTCACGTTtatgtttggaaaatttcaCTAATGCAATTATACAattgtttggagatgagtatctacgcAGACCTACAACTGAGGATCTTCAACGATTGCTCGATGTTGGAGAGGGACGCGGTTTTCCAGGGATGATAggcagcatcgatt tggAGAATGAACGACACGGATACGCTGAAATTGACACATCTGAGTTCGAGTCAGGAGAGTCAAGTAGAAGTTCGAGGGTGACAAGGAGGGATAGTATTCATGTCGATATGTTAGGCATGCGCAGAGAAGTTCGAGATCCAGCGAAGCATGGtcgtttgaaagctgatttaatggaaaatatatGGCAAAAGTTTGGTGATGACGATAAATAA
- the LOC106426960 gene encoding glutathione S-transferase T3-like, which translates to MDPFSLNSHGFVNLLASQSSPPIDVDSAEAPVSSPGLVKPGERRKWSTKEDLVLISAWLNTSKDLIISNEQKLGAFWKRIEAYFNASPQLIGSLPREWGQCKQRWGRVNAEVCRFVGSHEAALKQQASGQSENDVMKAAHDIYFNDYNVKFTLEHCWRELRFDQKWKSHSQPKEKKKKSGAEPVAEEAEVRPPGIKACKAAKRKKPNDVAYDQIHSILADKNTISRQKILDRLLAKDTLSPSEEALKEKLISEML; encoded by the coding sequence ATGGACCCTTTTTCCCTAAACTCTCACGGGTTTGTTAACTTGTTAGCTTCGCAGAGCAGTCCTCCAATAGACGTAGACTCTGCTGAGGCACCTGTTAGCTCTCCCGGGTTAGTTAAACCAGGGGAAAGGAGAAAGTGGTCCACAAAAGAAGACCTTGTGTTGATTAGTGCTTGGTTGAACACCAGCAAAGATCTGATAATTAGTAATGAGCAGAAGTTAGGTGCTTTTTGGAAGAGAATAGAGGCGTACTTCAATGCTAGTCCTCAGCTCATTGGCTCCCTTCCTAGAGAGTGGGGTcaatgtaagcagaggtggggaaggGTGAATGCAGAGGTTTGTAGGTTTGTGGGTTCCCATGAGGCCGCTCTGAAGCAGCAAGCTAGTGGGCAAAGTGAAAATGATGTCATGAAGGCGGCTCATGACATCTATTTCAATGATTATAATGTCAAGTTTACGCTTGAACATTGCTGGAGGGAACTTCGGTTTGATCAGAAGTGGAAGTCACACTCTCAGCCgaaggagaaaaagaagaaatctGGTGCGGAGCCGGTGGCTGAGGAGGCAGAGGTTAGGCCTCCAGGTATTAAGGCTTGCAAAGCTGCGAAACGCAAGAAGCCAAACGACGTAGCTTATGATCAAATACATAGCATTCTAGCTGATAAAAACACCATTTCCAGACAAAAGATCCTTGATCGTCTGCTAGCAAAGGACACACTTTCCCCTAGTGAAGAAGCTCTCAAGGAGAAACTCATCTCTGAAATGCTTTGA
- the LOC106385848 gene encoding F-box/kelch-repeat protein At3g27150: protein MMTLGDVHTGRFGANSSSSRPRKVRIHGYKIPDLNLDPCLDCDEEETREVVVGKHQDADYVQNVPQLAYELEVEILSRVPRFEYWKLNLLSKRFSRLLKSGKIFKVRRDRGVVEPSVFMLSNGDTRWTIFDKDFEKFQKVPELPSDMCFFRGDKESLCAGTHLIVTGKEEKSIALWRYEVETSKWFKGPAMITPRILFASATCGTVVFVAGGLDASLEVMNRAEKYDSETKTWMHLNAMHKRRKFCSGCYLRGKFYVIGGRDERDQNLTCGERYDEGTDTWELIPDILKDMSFSSVQSPPLIAVVNEDLYSLETSSNELRVYDTNANVWKKLGDVPVRAKSNGGWGVAFKSLGDKLLVIGASSGPSRTETMSVYTCNPSADPKEKLVWEESTRCCGVRLSHFILNCCVMIA from the coding sequence ATGATGACGTTAGGAGATGTTCACACCGGTAGGTTTGGAGCAAACTCAAGCAGTTCTAGGCCAAGGAAGGTTCGAATTCATGGCTACAAGATACCGGATCTAAACCTAGATCCTTGTTTGGATTGTgacgaagaagaaacaagagaagTAGTAGTTGGTAAACATCAGGATGCAGATTATGTACAAAACGTTCCTCAGCTTGCGTACGAGCTAGAGGTCGAGATACTCTCACGCGTCCCGCGTTTCGAATATTGGAAACTAAACCTTCTGAGCAAACGTTTCTCGCGTTTACTGAAAAGCGGTAAAATATTCAAGGTGCGGCGAGACCGCGGCGTGGTCGAACCATCTGTCTTTATGCTGTCCAACGGCGACACGAGGTGGACCATTTTCGACAAGGACTTCGAGAAGTTTCAGAAAGTTCCGGAGCTTCCTTCCGACATGTGCTTCTTCCGTGGGGACAAAGAATCGCTTTGCGCCGGAACGCATTTGATCGTCACTGGGAAAGAGGAGAAGAGCATTGCCTTGTGGAGGTACGAGGTTGAGACGAGCAAGTGGTTCAAGGGTCCTGCGATGATCACGCCAAGGATCTTGTTCGCTTCGGCTACTTGTGGGACCGTTGTGTTTGTAGCTGGAGGGTTGGACGCGTCTTTAGAAGTCATGAACAGAGCAGAGAAGTACGATTCTGAGACTAAAACGTGGATGCATCTAAACGCAATGCACAAGCGGAGGAAATTCTGTTCTGGCTGTTACTTGCGAGGCAAGTTTTATGTCATCGGTGGGAGGGATGAGAGAGATCAAAACCTAACTTGCGGAGAACGTTACGATGAGGGAACAGATACTTGGGAACTAATACCAGACATTCTCAAAGATATGTCTTTCTCTTCTGTCCAATCTCCACCGCTCATCGCGGTGGTGAATGAAGATCTTTACTCTCTGGAAACATCATCCAACGAGCTTCGCGTTTATGATACAAACGCAAACGTTTGGAAGAAGCTTGGAGATGTGCCTGTTAGGGCCAAGTCTAATGGAGGATGGGGCGTTGCGTTTAAGTCGCTCGGGGACAAGTTGCTTGTGATTGGAGCATCGTCGGGACCGTCTAGGACTGAGACGATGTCGGTTTACACGTGTAATCCGTCCGCTGATCCTAAGGAGAAGCTGGTTTGGGAGGAGTCTACACGCTGCTGTGGTGTTCGGCTCagccattttattttaaattgttgTGTGATGATTGCTTAA